Proteins encoded in a region of the Paenibacillus sp. W2I17 genome:
- a CDS encoding ornithine--oxo-acid transaminase yields MSDSKMLIDWSERYAAPNYHPLPIVIEQAEGVWVEDPEGCRYMDMLSAYSALNHGHRHPVIIQALKDQADQVTLTSRAFHSSSASLFYQKLSQFTGKSKILAMNTGAEAVETAVKAVRRWAYRCKGVPENQAEIIVCSGNFHGRTLTVTSFSSSAEYKKDFGPFTPGFRIIPYGDIEALKKAITPNTAGFLVEPIQGEAGIVIPPAGYLAEAFALCKSQQVLTVSDEIQTGFGRTGRRFASDWEGVEPDIWIMGKALGGGVMPISAIAADAEILDLFEPGSHGSTFGGNPLACAVAIAALKVLEDEKLAERSERLGNYFMKRLRDIRSSAIRDIRGKGLFIGVELHEPARPYCERLMSTGLLCKETHETTIRFAPPLTIKESEIDWALERIEQVLINNEGADLHEK; encoded by the coding sequence ATGTCAGATTCCAAAATGTTAATTGATTGGTCGGAGCGTTATGCTGCACCTAATTATCATCCACTCCCTATTGTTATTGAACAGGCGGAAGGGGTATGGGTGGAAGACCCTGAAGGCTGCCGTTATATGGATATGTTAAGTGCATACTCTGCATTGAATCATGGTCACAGACATCCTGTGATCATACAAGCGCTCAAGGATCAGGCAGATCAGGTTACGCTGACATCTCGGGCATTCCACAGCAGCTCAGCTTCTCTTTTTTATCAGAAACTCTCACAATTCACGGGGAAATCGAAGATTCTCGCCATGAATACAGGAGCGGAAGCGGTAGAGACTGCGGTGAAGGCGGTACGTAGATGGGCCTATCGTTGCAAAGGTGTACCGGAGAATCAAGCCGAAATCATCGTATGCTCTGGTAACTTTCACGGAAGAACTCTGACGGTTACATCCTTTTCTTCTTCAGCGGAGTATAAAAAAGATTTTGGACCGTTCACACCTGGATTCCGGATTATTCCCTATGGAGATATAGAAGCGCTGAAAAAGGCCATTACGCCAAATACGGCTGGTTTTCTTGTAGAGCCTATTCAGGGCGAAGCTGGAATCGTTATCCCGCCTGCTGGATATTTGGCTGAAGCTTTTGCTCTGTGTAAGAGCCAGCAGGTTTTGACTGTATCTGATGAGATCCAGACCGGATTTGGAAGAACAGGTCGCCGTTTTGCCTCCGACTGGGAAGGTGTTGAACCAGACATCTGGATTATGGGCAAAGCGCTGGGGGGAGGAGTCATGCCCATCTCGGCTATCGCTGCTGATGCGGAGATACTTGATTTGTTTGAGCCGGGGTCTCATGGTTCTACGTTTGGGGGTAACCCACTCGCTTGCGCCGTGGCTATAGCAGCTCTGAAAGTTCTTGAAGATGAGAAGCTTGCCGAGCGATCGGAGCGTCTGGGGAACTATTTTATGAAAAGACTTCGAGATATTCGTAGTTCAGCCATACGGGATATTCGGGGGAAAGGCTTATTTATAGGTGTTGAATTGCATGAGCCAGCCCGTCCTTATTGTGAGCGGTTGATGTCTACTGGACTGCTGTGTAAAGAAACCCATGAGACAACCATTCGATTTGCTCCACCACTGACGATTAAAGAGTCCGAGATTGATTGGGCACTGGAGAGAATTGAGCAGGTATTGATCAACAATGAGGGAGCTGACCTACATGAAAAATGA
- a CDS encoding AraC family transcriptional regulator, whose amino-acid sequence MEVYQKGLLHSSYADELPHELFQECTKIASQLHECISVPQENRPFRIQTLMHELLTQVYAPPKESTLGDSEHISALDQTLELIELGYAEYLSREVLAGVAGMSVWHYSRVFKNRTGISPMEYVNSIRMDRAKEMLLVPGQTIKHIASQVGFQDEFYFSRKFKKYVGVSPSTYQRQKRSKIAALSFGTTGHLLALQIIPHAALIDNRRDQHRNLFFSNIPYHLGRSKRMNPHIWQTNVELLMQASPDLILCNEYEAYTLKRTLQRIAPTIVIPWKGLSWREHFVQVASIVGQQQDAQLWLEQYDDKVAHAKEQLSHLMGKDTVSIIHIMMGHLLIYGRRNGGAVLYNDLGLSPSHDLLPGQVYRALDEQELPQMVGDRMLLIVDQDSESQQRWHKLQHTQLWQQLMPVQNKHVYLLDEMPWLDYSPYAHDQIIDETIKLFRGTQHINP is encoded by the coding sequence ATGGAGGTATACCAAAAAGGGTTACTTCATTCGTCTTATGCTGATGAGTTACCGCATGAACTTTTTCAGGAATGTACCAAAATTGCCTCGCAGCTCCATGAATGCATCTCTGTACCTCAAGAAAATCGTCCATTTCGTATTCAGACTTTGATGCATGAGTTGTTAACCCAGGTGTATGCCCCGCCCAAAGAGAGTACATTAGGGGATTCGGAGCATATCTCTGCTTTGGATCAAACGCTTGAACTTATTGAGCTTGGATATGCGGAGTATCTTTCTCGTGAAGTTCTTGCCGGAGTGGCAGGCATGAGTGTATGGCACTATTCGCGGGTATTCAAAAACCGCACTGGCATCAGTCCCATGGAATACGTGAATAGCATCCGCATGGACCGGGCCAAAGAGATGCTGCTCGTCCCCGGCCAAACCATCAAACATATCGCCTCACAGGTTGGTTTTCAGGACGAGTTTTACTTTAGTCGCAAATTCAAAAAATATGTTGGCGTGTCTCCCTCTACCTATCAACGGCAGAAACGCAGTAAAATTGCTGCTCTCTCCTTCGGAACCACTGGCCATCTGCTGGCATTACAGATCATCCCCCATGCGGCATTGATCGATAACCGACGTGATCAACACAGGAATCTGTTTTTCTCGAATATCCCTTATCATCTGGGACGTAGCAAACGCATGAATCCTCATATCTGGCAAACCAACGTTGAGTTGTTGATGCAAGCGAGCCCGGACCTCATACTCTGTAATGAGTACGAAGCCTATACGTTAAAAAGAACACTGCAGCGAATTGCTCCTACCATCGTTATCCCATGGAAAGGATTGAGCTGGCGGGAACACTTCGTACAAGTTGCCTCCATTGTGGGACAGCAACAAGATGCTCAGCTGTGGTTGGAGCAGTATGATGACAAAGTAGCCCATGCCAAAGAGCAGCTTAGTCATCTAATGGGTAAGGATACGGTCTCCATCATTCATATCATGATGGGTCATCTGTTAATCTACGGGCGACGCAATGGGGGCGCTGTTCTATATAACGACCTGGGCTTGTCCCCTTCACACGATTTGCTTCCAGGGCAAGTCTATCGTGCATTGGATGAACAGGAGTTGCCTCAAATGGTTGGAGATCGCATGTTACTGATTGTGGACCAGGACTCAGAATCCCAGCAACGTTGGCATAAACTACAACATACTCAGCTATGGCAACAATTGATGCCCGTGCAGAACAAGCATGTATATCTGCTAGATGAAATGCCTTGGTTGGATTATTCACCATATGCTCATGATCAAATTATTGATGAAACCATCAAACTTTTTCGTGGCACTCAGCACATTAATCCATGA
- a CDS encoding LysR family transcriptional regulator, with product MNLIKLQIVELIDKHHHMTSVAELLGIKQPTVTFHMKSLEEEMGVRLFESRSGKTFLTEAGQALLHYSVKINALTQEARRVVKEYDSLYRGTLHIGASYVPATYLLPAMLNTFSQEFPGIRIVLSVKPSPVIREMLIRHQIDLGVISSEPFVGPALQAETLCEDDLVLICSPQHGLAQKDALTPDHIAQIPFALHGNESSTRRLTNQWLAQHDIRLQSTVEMDSLEAIKQLVLIGGHVSFMSRMAVQWEEQHGLIQVLPIPGEQAPRHIYTVHNKDRHPSVQVNRFKEVLREVSHGFPIFHG from the coding sequence TTGAATCTGATCAAATTACAAATTGTTGAGCTGATCGACAAGCATCATCACATGACAAGCGTGGCCGAGTTACTGGGGATCAAACAACCTACCGTTACATTTCATATGAAGTCATTAGAGGAAGAGATGGGCGTTCGATTATTTGAATCGCGCAGTGGGAAGACCTTTCTAACCGAGGCAGGACAAGCTCTGCTCCATTATTCCGTCAAAATCAATGCCTTGACCCAAGAGGCAAGGCGGGTAGTGAAAGAATATGACAGCCTCTATCGGGGCACCCTGCACATTGGGGCAAGCTATGTACCAGCTACATATCTGCTGCCCGCCATGCTCAACACCTTTTCTCAGGAATTTCCGGGCATTCGAATCGTCTTATCCGTCAAACCATCACCTGTTATTCGCGAGATGTTAATTCGACATCAGATTGATCTAGGAGTGATCTCTTCCGAGCCATTTGTTGGACCCGCCCTGCAAGCTGAGACGCTGTGTGAAGACGACTTAGTATTGATCTGTTCTCCACAACATGGGTTGGCCCAGAAGGATGCATTAACACCTGATCATATCGCGCAAATTCCTTTTGCCTTACATGGCAATGAATCCAGTACTCGTCGGTTAACCAATCAATGGCTTGCGCAACATGATATTCGTTTGCAGAGTACGGTGGAGATGGATTCTCTAGAAGCGATCAAACAGCTGGTGTTAATCGGGGGGCATGTCTCATTCATGTCTCGGATGGCGGTACAGTGGGAGGAACAGCACGGGCTCATTCAAGTTCTTCCCATTCCGGGAGAGCAGGCACCGCGCCATATCTATACGGTACATAACAAGGATCGCCACCCTTCCGTTCAGGTAAACCGCTTCAAAGAAGTGCTACGAGAGGTGAGTCACGGCTTCCCCATTTTCCATGGCTGA
- a CDS encoding amino acid ABC transporter permease yields the protein MNLDFSFLLEHWQDYARSAWVTLELSFFGVLFGTLLGVIMALMRISRIWPFKFVASAYIELIRGTPMLVQILIIHYGLTVVGVNLPAFMSGVVALTMNSSAYMAEVFRAGIQAIDKGQTEASRSLGMTHGMTLRYIILPQAFRNMLPAIGNEFIIIIKDSSLVSMIGIAEIIYTARTIQGVTFQPLAPLLVAAGLYFIITFTLANLLSWLERRLSTSR from the coding sequence GTGAATTTAGATTTTTCCTTTCTATTAGAACATTGGCAGGATTATGCACGAAGTGCGTGGGTCACGCTTGAACTTTCCTTCTTCGGTGTATTGTTTGGTACGTTACTTGGTGTGATCATGGCATTAATGCGAATATCCCGAATATGGCCATTTAAATTTGTGGCTTCGGCGTATATTGAACTCATTCGAGGAACACCAATGCTGGTACAGATTCTTATTATTCATTATGGTCTGACGGTTGTAGGTGTGAACTTGCCGGCATTTATGTCGGGGGTGGTAGCTCTGACGATGAATAGCTCGGCTTATATGGCAGAGGTGTTCAGGGCCGGGATTCAGGCGATTGATAAAGGACAGACCGAGGCTTCGCGCTCCCTTGGTATGACACATGGTATGACACTTCGCTATATTATACTGCCGCAGGCTTTTCGTAACATGCTTCCAGCTATCGGCAATGAATTCATTATTATCATTAAAGATTCTTCGCTTGTCTCCATGATCGGCATAGCCGAGATTATATACACGGCCAGAACGATTCAGGGTGTTACGTTCCAGCCGCTTGCTCCGCTGCTTGTTGCCGCCGGCCTCTATTTTATAATCACATTTACACTGGCTAATTTACTCTCGTGGTTGGAACGTAGACTGTCTACTTCTCGCTAA
- a CDS encoding CYTH domain-containing protein, with protein MKKWKKVTASLMLSIVTLGSGMTFLGAPQASAAANAVPAYEVKFLAKPELVLNTDGTPRSEVIQTLGLNSTPRNINAEYFDTNSLGLDQQGWNVRFRKKDDKNNYELTYKKRYPVINGDINAALTLANQEGFDQSDDNYEAEIDWGYGKQTLSFSNTKKVDTNTTGVQLPSQQEALNMLLDKLPGKLKNWSASNWGKQQLTQSRAYGPITFQRYEGTWNGQELTLEVWPIRDAAGTGIENIVEVSFKTDDTVAVSGLRTQLLQLLENNDWLIPADGLKTQTILERY; from the coding sequence TTGAAAAAGTGGAAAAAGGTAACCGCCTCATTGATGCTGAGCATCGTAACATTGGGAAGTGGAATGACATTTCTGGGAGCACCCCAGGCTTCAGCTGCTGCCAATGCCGTTCCTGCATATGAAGTAAAGTTTCTGGCCAAGCCGGAACTTGTATTGAATACAGATGGGACACCACGCAGTGAAGTGATTCAGACACTCGGCCTGAATTCCACGCCAAGAAACATTAACGCAGAGTACTTCGATACGAATTCTCTCGGACTGGATCAACAAGGATGGAACGTCCGTTTTCGTAAAAAAGATGACAAAAACAATTACGAGTTGACCTACAAAAAGCGTTACCCTGTGATCAATGGCGACATCAATGCAGCACTAACTTTGGCTAATCAAGAAGGTTTTGATCAATCGGATGATAATTACGAGGCTGAGATTGATTGGGGATATGGCAAACAAACCCTGAGCTTCTCCAACACCAAAAAAGTCGATACCAATACAACAGGTGTCCAACTTCCTTCGCAGCAAGAAGCCTTGAACATGTTACTGGACAAGCTTCCGGGCAAATTGAAAAACTGGTCTGCCTCCAACTGGGGCAAGCAGCAATTGACTCAATCCCGTGCATATGGTCCAATCACATTCCAACGTTATGAAGGTACATGGAATGGTCAAGAGCTTACACTCGAAGTATGGCCGATCCGTGACGCGGCAGGTACAGGTATTGAGAATATCGTAGAGGTTTCTTTCAAAACCGATGATACTGTAGCCGTATCTGGACTGCGTACCCAACTGCTGCAGTTGTTGGAGAACAACGACTGGCTGATTCCTGCCGATGGCTTGAAAACACAGACGATTCTGGAAAGATATTAA
- a CDS encoding ABC transporter ATP-binding protein, giving the protein MKLEMTGIQKSFNQTPALLPTDLTLEHGKFTTLLGPSGCGKTTLLRMLAGLEQPDAGEIRADGQCIYSAAKRIDIPTHKRNLGMVFQDFALWPHMTVYENVAFGLMAGKQKSDLRQKVNEALGMVRLQGMEDRYPHQLSGGQQQRVAFARAVAVRPGVILFDEPLSALDAVLREEMRIEMMSLVRDMGLTALYVTHDQIEAMSMSDEIVVMQKGRILQKGNPETIYSAPSDPYVASFIGKSNWLTPNQSMVRPEHVTWNKTGHDDLCYPGMVLSVSYVGERYEVRVQMEGLGVWTAYMNQRLRVGERVQLYVTPERICRMDGYDHPSVKHREVVAAAN; this is encoded by the coding sequence ATGAAATTAGAGATGACAGGAATTCAAAAATCATTTAATCAAACACCCGCACTGCTGCCGACAGATCTAACGCTTGAACATGGAAAGTTCACGACCCTGCTCGGCCCATCGGGCTGTGGCAAAACAACACTGCTCCGCATGTTGGCCGGGCTGGAACAGCCGGACGCGGGGGAGATTCGTGCAGATGGTCAGTGTATCTACTCTGCGGCGAAGCGGATTGATATACCAACACACAAGCGTAATCTGGGCATGGTGTTTCAGGATTTTGCATTATGGCCGCATATGACCGTATACGAAAATGTAGCGTTTGGCCTGATGGCTGGAAAACAGAAATCCGATCTGCGGCAAAAGGTGAACGAAGCGCTTGGCATGGTTCGCCTGCAAGGCATGGAAGATCGATATCCTCATCAGCTGTCTGGTGGACAGCAGCAACGGGTTGCTTTTGCCAGAGCGGTAGCTGTCAGACCTGGTGTGATCCTGTTCGATGAGCCACTGAGTGCACTGGATGCTGTACTCCGGGAAGAGATGCGGATTGAGATGATGTCGCTGGTTCGGGACATGGGACTGACTGCGCTGTACGTCACACATGATCAGATTGAAGCGATGTCGATGTCGGATGAGATAGTGGTGATGCAGAAGGGACGGATATTGCAAAAGGGAAACCCGGAAACGATCTACTCGGCGCCAAGTGATCCGTATGTCGCTTCGTTTATCGGAAAGTCCAACTGGCTCACGCCTAATCAATCGATGGTGCGACCAGAGCATGTCACCTGGAACAAAACAGGTCATGATGATCTGTGTTATCCAGGGATGGTACTTAGTGTCAGCTATGTAGGTGAGCGTTATGAAGTACGAGTGCAGATGGAAGGGCTGGGCGTATGGACAGCCTATATGAACCAAAGATTGCGCGTAGGGGAGCGGGTGCAGCTCTATGTAACCCCTGAGCGGATATGCCGAATGGACGGTTATGACCACCCGAGTGTGAAGCACAGAGAAGTTGTAGCAGCGGCCAATTAA
- a CDS encoding transporter substrate-binding domain-containing protein: protein MKKVLLPMMLLLVVVIMSACGQEKTTGTGSEPDSSSGKSSTEKEVIVLGTSADYAPYEFHKKIDGKDTIVGFDIEIAKAIAADLGAELKIEDMDFDGLLMALGTDKVDFVISGLTPTEERKKNVDFTDIYYYAEQAVLVREGEDAALKSIDDLSGKQVGVQKSSIQEGIAQEIEGAKLTSLAKIPELILELQTGRVDALILEKPVAEQYVKNQEGIVVAGVEIEQAEDEGGSAIAVKKGNQKLLDQINTTLEKLKTNGDIERFVVEANEMLGE from the coding sequence GTGAAAAAAGTGCTGTTGCCAATGATGCTGTTGTTAGTGGTTGTGATCATGTCCGCTTGCGGGCAGGAAAAAACGACAGGAACCGGATCGGAGCCAGATTCATCCTCGGGAAAGAGCTCGACAGAAAAGGAAGTAATTGTACTTGGAACCAGTGCAGACTATGCACCCTATGAATTTCATAAGAAAATCGATGGTAAAGATACCATTGTAGGTTTTGACATCGAGATTGCCAAAGCAATTGCGGCTGATCTGGGAGCCGAGCTGAAGATTGAGGACATGGACTTTGATGGCCTTCTTATGGCCCTCGGTACAGATAAGGTTGATTTTGTAATATCAGGCTTAACCCCTACCGAAGAACGAAAGAAGAATGTTGATTTTACGGATATCTACTATTATGCAGAGCAGGCTGTACTTGTTAGAGAAGGTGAAGATGCGGCATTGAAGTCCATAGATGATCTATCAGGCAAGCAGGTTGGTGTACAAAAGAGTTCCATTCAGGAAGGGATTGCTCAGGAAATAGAGGGAGCAAAGCTCACTTCTCTGGCCAAAATACCTGAACTGATTCTGGAATTGCAGACGGGGCGTGTAGACGCACTCATCCTGGAGAAGCCGGTGGCTGAACAGTATGTGAAGAACCAAGAGGGGATTGTTGTTGCAGGTGTGGAGATTGAACAGGCTGAAGACGAGGGTGGTTCGGCCATCGCGGTGAAGAAAGGCAATCAGAAGCTGCTGGATCAGATCAACACTACATTGGAAAAGCTCAAAACAAACGGAGATATTGAACGGTTCGTCGTTGAAGCGAATGAGATGCTCGGCGAATAA
- a CDS encoding short chain dehydrogenase — MKRALVIGGNGTLGKAVVAKLRDYSVEVITAGRQSGDVQVDMTSTESITTLFETVRNIDYVIVSAGQTHYAKLEELTPESNMISVQGKLLGQVNIVLIGQHYINDKGSFTLVSGIIQDHPIEKGASSAMVNGAIDSFAKAAAYELPRGIRLNSVSPNLFVESAEKYKDFFIGFNPVPVEKVANTFIQSALGIETAQNFKIY, encoded by the coding sequence ATGAAAAGAGCTCTGGTCATTGGCGGAAACGGAACGTTAGGTAAAGCTGTTGTTGCGAAACTGAGAGATTATTCCGTTGAGGTTATTACAGCAGGTAGACAATCCGGGGATGTTCAGGTGGATATGACTTCGACAGAGAGTATTACTACTCTCTTTGAAACGGTGAGAAATATTGATTACGTCATTGTGTCGGCCGGCCAGACCCATTATGCGAAACTCGAAGAACTTACACCTGAGAGCAATATGATTAGCGTGCAGGGAAAACTGCTTGGGCAGGTTAATATCGTATTGATTGGTCAGCATTATATTAACGACAAGGGGAGTTTCACGCTGGTCAGTGGCATTATACAAGACCACCCTATTGAGAAAGGCGCATCAAGCGCTATGGTCAATGGGGCTATTGATTCGTTTGCCAAAGCGGCAGCGTATGAGTTGCCAAGAGGCATTCGTTTGAATTCGGTTAGTCCTAATCTGTTTGTAGAGTCGGCGGAAAAATATAAGGATTTCTTTATTGGATTTAATCCTGTACCTGTAGAGAAAGTGGCTAATACGTTTATCCAGAGTGCGCTTGGGATCGAAACAGCCCAAAACTTTAAAATATATTAG
- the rocF gene encoding arginase: MKNDDDVHGGIKDTSIDTSQTSVRRNIAIIKVPFGLGGARGGAELGPDELITAGLKREIASLGLVLSKEVRVDCPSEPAAPIERNRVKHLNEVRQVSEKVCSEVSCAVEEGAFPLVLGGDHSVAIGTFAGLTAHYSNLGVIWFDAHADLNTEERSLTGNMHGMSVAASLGHTAFNLSHIAGAGAFIDPSNLVYIGLRDLDEYEREQIKGLGIRAFTMHDIDRMGIQQVIEQAIAIAGKGTDGIHVSFDLDCLDPREAPGVGTPVPGGLNYREAHYALEMLASTNQVTSMELVEVNPLLDRNRHTARLGVELIASLLGKRIL; the protein is encoded by the coding sequence ATGAAAAATGATGATGATGTCCATGGTGGAATAAAAGATACTTCTATTGATACAAGTCAAACATCTGTGCGACGTAATATTGCTATCATTAAGGTTCCTTTTGGACTCGGTGGAGCAAGAGGTGGAGCAGAGTTGGGGCCGGATGAATTGATTACAGCTGGACTGAAGCGGGAGATTGCGAGTCTTGGGCTAGTGCTTTCCAAAGAAGTGCGGGTAGATTGTCCTTCTGAACCCGCTGCCCCTATTGAGCGAAATCGTGTAAAACACTTAAATGAGGTACGTCAGGTCAGTGAGAAGGTGTGTAGTGAAGTATCATGTGCAGTAGAGGAGGGAGCTTTTCCACTTGTACTTGGGGGAGATCATAGTGTAGCAATTGGTACTTTTGCCGGGCTAACAGCGCACTATTCGAATTTGGGTGTGATCTGGTTTGATGCGCATGCAGACTTGAATACGGAAGAACGCAGCTTGACCGGTAATATGCATGGGATGAGTGTGGCTGCATCCTTGGGGCATACTGCATTCAATCTGTCACACATTGCTGGAGCAGGCGCGTTTATTGATCCGTCCAACTTGGTCTATATTGGTCTGCGTGATCTGGATGAGTATGAGAGAGAGCAGATTAAGGGACTGGGAATCCGAGCATTTACGATGCATGATATTGACCGGATGGGAATACAGCAAGTTATTGAGCAGGCAATAGCTATAGCTGGAAAAGGGACAGATGGTATTCATGTCAGCTTTGACCTGGATTGTCTGGATCCACGTGAAGCTCCAGGTGTAGGCACACCAGTACCGGGTGGTTTGAATTACCGAGAAGCACATTATGCATTGGAGATGCTTGCTTCCACAAATCAAGTTACGTCCATGGAACTGGTTGAGGTGAATCCGTTGTTGGATCGCAATAGACACACGGCACGACTTGGTGTGGAACTGATTGCTTCGTTACTTGGTAAGCGCATATTGTAA
- a CDS encoding ABC transporter substrate-binding protein: MMYKQHYVKITGILFILAMLLVACGQTPASTSQQSADGVKSAAGTDGDSSTESATKTVESANGSKEIPAHPERIVSINMEDILLSLEVPLVLATPIGRQDYLNEQLEAQGVGVEPINESVNFEAVVSANPDLIIANASLDAKILEQLEKIAPTITYDRRNWQESIVQVATALDIEERAEQLLQKNKDQVTEAQKLAADITKTKPTAAFLRLEEKDMRLFFSSIPSTPFPASSYVGAGYEIGFTPDALVTKLEAENPDRMNASISVELLPEIKADYLFIVSISSDGSAEALQKTKDELNEIQQLQVWKGLPAVQNGHVYVLNAKKWLIDGPIAESLKRNEILEVLGVSAP; the protein is encoded by the coding sequence ATGATGTACAAACAGCATTATGTCAAAATAACGGGGATCCTGTTCATACTCGCCATGTTACTTGTTGCGTGTGGGCAGACACCTGCAAGCACTTCGCAGCAATCTGCAGATGGCGTAAAATCAGCTGCGGGGACAGATGGGGACTCATCCACTGAATCAGCTACTAAGACCGTGGAGAGCGCCAATGGCAGCAAAGAAATCCCGGCACATCCCGAACGGATTGTGTCCATTAATATGGAGGACATTCTCCTCTCCTTGGAGGTACCACTGGTACTTGCTACACCTATTGGCCGGCAAGATTACCTGAATGAGCAACTTGAAGCCCAAGGCGTGGGTGTCGAACCCATTAATGAAAGTGTCAATTTTGAAGCTGTAGTCAGCGCCAATCCGGACCTTATTATTGCCAATGCCAGTTTGGATGCCAAAATTCTCGAACAACTCGAGAAAATCGCGCCTACGATCACTTATGATCGCCGTAATTGGCAGGAATCTATCGTACAGGTAGCTACTGCACTGGATATTGAAGAGCGGGCTGAACAGCTTTTACAAAAAAATAAAGATCAGGTAACTGAAGCTCAGAAGCTCGCAGCCGATATCACCAAGACCAAACCTACAGCTGCATTCCTGCGCCTGGAAGAGAAAGATATGCGTTTGTTCTTCTCGTCCATTCCATCCACGCCATTCCCAGCTTCTAGTTATGTAGGAGCGGGTTATGAAATTGGATTCACTCCCGATGCTCTCGTTACCAAACTCGAGGCGGAGAATCCGGATCGGATGAATGCCAGTATCTCGGTTGAGCTTTTGCCTGAAATCAAAGCAGACTATCTGTTTATCGTGTCTATTAGTTCAGATGGGTCAGCTGAAGCGTTGCAAAAAACAAAAGATGAACTCAACGAAATCCAGCAACTCCAAGTATGGAAAGGCCTACCCGCTGTCCAGAATGGTCATGTCTATGTCCTCAATGCTAAGAAATGGCTCATTGATGGCCCCATTGCCGAATCGCTCAAACGTAATGAAATACTCGAAGTTCTTGGAGTATCTGCTCCATAA